The following proteins are co-located in the Echinicola sp. 20G genome:
- the ppsA gene encoding phosphoenolpyruvate synthase, whose protein sequence is MKSLIDSSLVKLLSSVGIKDIQKVGGKNASLGEMLKNLTEKGVKVPEGFIVTVDAYYQFLEEGNIREEIELILATIDVDDLISLGQKAQLIRKTISEATMSATLQGIIEEAYFNLSSTYGVEMADVAVRSSATAEDLPDASFAGQQDTYLNVRGVEDLILSIKKCFASLFTERAISYRRKRNYHDLKVGIAVCVQKMVRSDLGASGVAFSLDTESGFKDVVMINGSYGLGEMVVQGAVKPDEFLVHKPKLKAGFPAIIEKQLGSKDKQMVYSTASGKRVEVCPVGPERQRKFCLNDEHILQLAKWVCVIEDHYSAVHNRWCPMDVEWALDGQSGELFIVQSRPETIHSSKKHSDVKLFHLDEKEDSSRVLLKGIAVGDGIAAGKVFVVGEHDECHDLIHKVKRGDVLVTDMTDPDWEPVMKKVSGIITNKGGRTCHAAIVARELGVPAIVGCGNATEILTPNLTVTVSCAEGEVGKVYKGHLNYREEILDLESLPKVSTPVMFNIGSPSSAFKYAQYPHSGVGLARLEFIINNYIKVHPLALLNHREMNDEKLSEKIYQLISAYDSEEDYFIEKLSFGIAKIAAAFYPQPVVVRFSDFKSNEYFNLFGGNYFEPVEENPMIGWRGASRYYSEKFKPAFSLECQAIKKVREGMGLDNVILMIPFCRTVEELVKVKAVMKKQGLEQKKNNLKVYMMAEVPSNIILADEFAKHIDGFSIGSNDLTQLTLGIDRDSSLVAHLYDEKHQAVKTMIRMLIAAAKRNNVKVGLCGQGASDFPEFTDFLVKEGIDTISITPDAISKTIQAVYQAESKKAV, encoded by the coding sequence ATGAAATCTCTAATTGATAGTTCTCTAGTTAAATTGTTAAGTTCAGTGGGTATCAAAGACATCCAAAAAGTAGGGGGCAAGAATGCTTCCCTTGGTGAGATGTTAAAAAACCTGACTGAAAAAGGCGTGAAGGTACCGGAAGGTTTTATTGTTACTGTAGATGCTTACTATCAATTTTTGGAAGAAGGAAATATCAGAGAAGAGATAGAGTTGATATTAGCGACTATTGATGTGGATGATTTGATCTCATTAGGTCAAAAAGCGCAATTGATCAGAAAGACGATCTCAGAAGCGACTATGTCAGCTACTTTGCAGGGGATTATTGAAGAAGCTTACTTCAATTTGTCCTCTACATATGGGGTTGAAATGGCCGATGTGGCTGTAAGGTCATCTGCTACCGCTGAAGACTTGCCAGATGCTTCATTTGCAGGCCAGCAGGATACCTATTTAAATGTAAGAGGGGTAGAAGACCTGATTTTAAGTATTAAAAAATGCTTTGCTTCTCTGTTTACTGAAAGAGCCATTAGCTATAGGCGAAAGCGCAACTATCACGACCTAAAAGTGGGGATTGCTGTTTGTGTTCAAAAAATGGTGAGATCTGATTTGGGTGCATCAGGTGTTGCATTTTCTTTGGATACTGAATCGGGCTTTAAAGATGTGGTCATGATCAATGGATCCTATGGATTAGGGGAAATGGTGGTGCAAGGAGCTGTAAAACCGGATGAATTTTTGGTCCATAAACCTAAACTTAAAGCCGGCTTTCCTGCGATTATAGAAAAGCAATTGGGATCGAAGGATAAACAAATGGTTTACTCTACGGCGTCAGGAAAGAGGGTAGAGGTTTGCCCGGTTGGTCCTGAGAGACAAAGAAAATTCTGTTTAAATGATGAACATATCCTACAGTTGGCCAAGTGGGTATGCGTGATAGAAGATCACTATAGTGCGGTGCACAATAGATGGTGTCCTATGGATGTGGAATGGGCCTTGGATGGACAAAGTGGAGAATTATTCATAGTTCAATCAAGGCCAGAGACCATCCATTCCTCTAAAAAGCATTCAGATGTTAAGCTATTCCATTTAGATGAAAAAGAAGATAGCTCCAGGGTATTGCTTAAAGGAATTGCAGTGGGTGATGGGATTGCAGCCGGAAAAGTGTTTGTAGTAGGTGAACATGATGAATGCCATGATTTGATTCATAAGGTGAAGCGGGGAGATGTGTTGGTAACAGATATGACCGATCCCGACTGGGAGCCAGTGATGAAAAAGGTTTCTGGCATTATTACCAATAAAGGAGGTAGAACCTGCCATGCAGCAATTGTGGCCAGGGAGTTAGGGGTGCCAGCAATTGTGGGTTGTGGAAATGCTACGGAAATATTGACACCTAACCTGACGGTAACTGTTTCTTGTGCAGAAGGGGAAGTAGGTAAAGTGTATAAAGGGCACCTGAATTACAGGGAGGAAATTTTGGATTTGGAAAGCCTCCCTAAAGTGAGTACCCCTGTTATGTTTAACATTGGTTCGCCATCCAGTGCATTCAAGTATGCCCAATATCCGCACAGCGGGGTTGGCTTGGCCAGGTTGGAGTTTATCATCAATAATTATATTAAAGTTCACCCTCTAGCCCTGCTAAACCATCGGGAAATGAATGATGAGAAACTTTCGGAAAAAATATACCAACTAATCAGTGCTTATGATTCAGAGGAGGATTATTTTATTGAGAAGCTTTCTTTTGGGATTGCAAAAATAGCAGCTGCATTTTATCCGCAACCGGTTGTGGTGAGGTTCTCAGACTTCAAGAGCAATGAGTACTTTAACCTATTTGGAGGGAATTATTTTGAGCCAGTGGAAGAAAATCCTATGATTGGCTGGAGAGGTGCCTCCCGTTATTATTCAGAGAAATTTAAGCCTGCCTTTAGCTTGGAGTGCCAGGCAATCAAAAAGGTCAGGGAAGGGATGGGTTTGGATAATGTGATCTTAATGATTCCTTTTTGTCGTACTGTGGAGGAATTGGTGAAAGTCAAAGCAGTGATGAAGAAGCAAGGCTTGGAACAGAAGAAAAATAATCTAAAGGTCTATATGATGGCAGAGGTTCCTTCCAATATCATCCTTGCGGATGAATTTGCCAAACATATTGATGGGTTTTCCATTGGCTCCAATGATTTGACCCAGCTCACATTGGGCATAGACCGTGACTCTTCTTTGGTGGCTCATTTGTATGATGAAAAGCACCAAGCCGTGAAGACTATGATCAGGATGCTTATTGCTGCTGCAAAAAGAAATAACGTAAAGGTGGGGCTTTGTGGTCAAGGTGCTTCCGATTTTCCGGAGTTTACGGATTTCTTGGTAAAAGAAGGGATTGATACCATCAGCATTACTCCTGATGCTATTTCCAAAACCATTCAGGCCGTTTACCAAGCAGAAAGCAAAAAGGCAGTTTAA
- a CDS encoding epimerase has translation MNIKAIITGSTGMVGRAVLLECLDHPSVVQILVINRTPLGITHPKLKEIVLEGFYDLSQIEEELKGYNACFYCLGTSALGMNKEDYTKVTYQMTKVFADTLHRLNPESIFNYVSGAGTDSSESGRMMWARVKGKTENMILNHGFKDAYAFRPGVILPEKGIQSKTGWYNTMYAITKPLFPFLKKLSSVTTTTNVGKAMIEVSLYPYPKKILENKYINDIAKS, from the coding sequence ATGAACATAAAAGCAATTATTACAGGATCAACCGGCATGGTGGGTCGTGCCGTACTTCTTGAATGTCTTGACCACCCTAGTGTAGTACAAATCTTGGTCATCAATAGAACTCCGCTCGGGATCACCCACCCCAAACTCAAAGAAATAGTTCTTGAGGGTTTTTATGACCTTAGTCAAATTGAAGAGGAGCTTAAAGGATACAATGCCTGCTTTTATTGCTTAGGAACCTCTGCTTTGGGCATGAATAAAGAAGACTACACCAAAGTTACTTATCAAATGACCAAGGTCTTTGCAGACACCTTACATCGACTCAACCCGGAAAGTATTTTCAATTATGTTTCTGGCGCAGGAACGGATAGTTCTGAAAGTGGACGCATGATGTGGGCCAGAGTGAAAGGTAAAACAGAAAACATGATCTTGAACCATGGATTTAAAGATGCCTATGCATTTAGGCCAGGTGTCATTTTGCCCGAAAAAGGGATCCAATCCAAAACAGGTTGGTACAACACCATGTATGCTATCACCAAACCCTTATTTCCTTTTCTAAAGAAATTATCATCAGTGACCACGACCACCAATGTAGGTAAAGCCATGATTGAAGTTAGCCTCTACCCATACCCTAAAAAAATCCTTGAGAACAAATATATTAATGATATAGCTAAAAGTTAG
- a CDS encoding sialate O-acetylesterase: MMKRLLFTIVVFHLALQAKSEIWLPSILSDNMVLQQNSNATIWGWSTQTTEKITVTGSWNNKPVETTVNQGKWSVELPTPSYGGPFTVSIKGHQEIVLKNILIGEVWLCSGQSNMQWSANNGFDNAEEEVKAANYPNIRFFSVPRHNSETLQDNTPGEWSVCTPESMRSFSAVGYFFGRELLEELGVPIGLINSSWGGTPVEIWSPLGLVDKPELLNDAAEHIAENQWYSKTPGSAYNAMINPLVPFDIAGYLWYQGESNRQNADFYYETFPMMINAWRKAWGNADLPFYYVQIAPFDYNNNDLEDLEPAVVRDAQLKTMQKVANTGMVVTNDIGNLKNIHPGNKQEVGRRLALWALAKTYGVEHIEPSGPVFSSMEVDNKKIIVHFDHAEGGLLAKGKDVLEFYIAGEDRKFYPAKAKIEGSQVVLSSKEVKAPVAVRFAFSDIALPNLFNQDGLPASAFRTDDWELK, encoded by the coding sequence ATGATGAAAAGGCTATTGTTTACCATTGTGGTGTTCCACTTGGCTTTACAGGCAAAAAGTGAAATCTGGTTGCCCTCCATTCTATCTGATAACATGGTACTTCAGCAAAATTCCAATGCAACCATTTGGGGTTGGAGTACACAGACCACTGAAAAAATTACGGTGACCGGGTCTTGGAATAATAAGCCAGTAGAAACCACAGTAAATCAAGGAAAATGGTCAGTGGAACTGCCCACGCCCAGTTATGGAGGCCCATTTACAGTAAGTATTAAAGGGCATCAAGAGATTGTTTTAAAAAATATCCTGATCGGAGAAGTTTGGCTTTGCTCTGGCCAGTCCAATATGCAATGGAGTGCCAACAATGGCTTTGACAATGCAGAAGAGGAGGTAAAAGCAGCCAACTATCCTAATATTCGTTTTTTTAGCGTGCCAAGACACAATTCAGAAACTTTGCAAGATAACACGCCGGGGGAATGGTCAGTTTGTACTCCTGAAAGTATGCGATCTTTCAGTGCCGTAGGGTACTTTTTTGGCCGTGAACTTCTGGAAGAATTGGGGGTGCCCATCGGCTTAATCAATAGTAGCTGGGGAGGTACTCCCGTAGAAATCTGGTCACCTTTAGGATTAGTGGATAAGCCTGAATTGTTAAATGATGCCGCGGAGCATATAGCGGAAAATCAATGGTACTCCAAAACACCTGGATCAGCTTATAATGCGATGATCAACCCTTTGGTTCCTTTTGACATTGCAGGATACCTTTGGTACCAAGGGGAGTCTAACAGACAAAATGCCGATTTTTATTATGAGACATTCCCTATGATGATCAATGCGTGGCGAAAGGCCTGGGGAAATGCTGATTTGCCATTTTATTATGTACAGATAGCTCCCTTTGACTATAACAACAACGATTTGGAAGACTTGGAACCTGCAGTGGTAAGGGATGCCCAGTTAAAGACCATGCAGAAAGTAGCCAATACAGGTATGGTGGTTACCAATGACATTGGTAATTTGAAAAATATTCACCCTGGAAACAAACAGGAAGTAGGAAGAAGACTTGCTTTATGGGCTTTGGCAAAAACCTATGGGGTAGAGCATATTGAGCCAAGTGGCCCTGTTTTTAGTAGTATGGAGGTAGACAATAAGAAAATTATTGTCCATTTTGATCATGCAGAGGGAGGCTTGCTTGCAAAAGGAAAAGATGTACTCGAATTCTATATTGCAGGAGAAGACCGGAAGTTTTATCCAGCCAAAGCAAAAATTGAGGGCAGTCAAGTAGTTTTAAGTTCCAAAGAGGTCAAAGCACCTGTTGCGGTGAGGTTTGCCTTCTCTGATATTGCCCTGCCCAATCTTTTCAATCAAGATGGCTTACCCGCATCTGCTTTCAGAACCGATGACTGGGAGCTTAAATAA